The following are encoded together in the Naumannella cuiyingiana genome:
- the nadD gene encoding nicotinate-nucleotide adenylyltransferase, which yields MTEATGLAHGEEAGRRYRLGVMGGTFDPIHHGHLVAASEVGSRFGLDEVVFVPTGVPWQKKDREVSPGEDRYLMTVIATASNPRFTVSRVDIERPGDTYTVDTLKDLCEQRGDVDLFFITGADALAKILTWRGADQLFDLAHFVGVSRPGVELNSPAVAHLPKDKITLMEVPAMAISSTAIRERTRSGEPVWYLVPDGIVQYISKRGLYAPGNDQKSEHDHDGEGAG from the coding sequence ATGACGGAGGCGACAGGGCTGGCGCACGGCGAGGAGGCCGGGCGACGCTACCGACTCGGGGTGATGGGTGGCACCTTCGACCCGATCCATCACGGCCACCTGGTCGCGGCGAGCGAGGTGGGCAGCCGGTTCGGGTTGGACGAGGTGGTCTTCGTGCCCACCGGCGTACCGTGGCAGAAGAAGGACCGCGAGGTCTCCCCGGGCGAGGACCGCTACCTGATGACGGTGATCGCGACGGCGTCCAATCCGCGGTTCACCGTGAGCCGGGTCGACATCGAGCGGCCGGGGGACACCTACACGGTCGACACGTTGAAGGACCTGTGCGAGCAGCGCGGCGACGTCGACCTGTTCTTCATCACCGGCGCGGACGCGCTGGCCAAGATCCTCACCTGGCGCGGGGCGGACCAGCTTTTTGATCTTGCCCATTTCGTCGGGGTGTCGCGGCCCGGTGTCGAGCTGAACTCGCCGGCGGTCGCGCATCTGCCGAAGGACAAGATCACGTTGATGGAGGTGCCGGCGATGGCGATCTCCTCGACGGCGATCCGGGAGCGTACCCGCTCCGGCGAGCCGGTCTGGTATCTGGTGCCTGACGGCATCGTGCAATACATCTCCAAGCGGGGCCTGTACGCCCCCGGGAATGATCAGAAGTCCGAGCATGATCACGACGGAGAAGGAGCCGGATGA
- the rsfS gene encoding ribosome silencing factor gives MSADPEALAWARAAARAADDKQGIEIVGFDVSEQLAITDIFLVASAASERQVGAIVDAVEEALLKLGAKPIRREGDRQNRWVLLDYGVLVVHVQHAEERAFYALERLWRDCPQLDLELPTHDRSGTPEDDA, from the coding sequence ATGAGCGCGGACCCGGAGGCCCTGGCATGGGCGCGCGCGGCGGCACGGGCCGCCGATGACAAGCAGGGCATCGAGATCGTCGGCTTCGACGTCTCCGAGCAGCTTGCGATCACCGACATCTTCTTGGTGGCGAGCGCGGCCAGCGAACGCCAGGTCGGCGCGATCGTCGACGCGGTCGAGGAGGCACTGCTGAAGCTCGGCGCGAAGCCGATCCGGCGCGAGGGCGACCGGCAGAACCGTTGGGTGCTGCTCGACTACGGGGTGTTGGTGGTGCACGTGCAGCACGCCGAGGAGCGGGCGTTCTATGCGCTGGAACGGCTGTGGCGCGACTGCCCCCAGCTCGATCTGGAGCTGCCCACGCACGACCGGTCGGGTACGCCGGAGGACGACGCGTGA